A genomic window from Silene latifolia isolate original U9 population chromosome Y, ASM4854445v1, whole genome shotgun sequence includes:
- the LOC141628914 gene encoding uncharacterized protein LOC141628914, whose translation MGQGVRWPRPPVEGQSWRNDSKKKCEFHHDIGYNMEDCYTLCREIRRLCEQGELSHLLPRGGKQQDKVSYAKPATPPTCTKIINAIIGGLDLSILTYSATKRRATETKGDRLETSCRVSHSNLPAVAFDEEDIHDSQEHHDALIITLSMANCTVRKVLVDTGSSVNLIMLKTIENMGFNEKDLQKKTIQLVGFSGEIANSLGEIVISTYAGGINKQVRYLVIDGPSTYNVILGRPWLNLM comes from the coding sequence ATGGGACAAGGGGTAAGGTGGCCTAGGCCACCAGTAGAAGGACAGTCATGGCGAAATGACAGTAAGAAAAAATGTGAGTTCCATCATGACATTGGGTATAACATGGAAGATTGCTACACTCTATGCAGGGAGATCAGGCGCCTGTGCGAGCAGGgagagctgagccacctattaccacgtgggggcaagcaacaAGATAAGGTGAGCTATGCAAAGCCTGCAACACCGCCTACATGCACCAAGATAATAAACGCGATAATAGGCGGCTTAGACTTAAGCATATTGACATATTCGGCAACCAAGAGGCGTGCTACTGAAACTAAGGGAGACAGACTAGAGACTTCCTGTAGAGTTTCCCACAGCAACCTGCCTGCTGTCGCCTTCGACGAAGAGGATATACACGACAGCCaggaacatcatgacgcacttatcaTAACGctgtcaatggccaattgcacggtTAGAAAGGTCCTGGTAGATACTGGTAGCTCAGTCAACCTAATAATGTTAAAAACTATAGAGAACATGGGGTTCAACGAGAAAGACTTGCAGAAGAAGACCATCCAGCTGGTGGGGTTCAGCGGAGAAATAGCAAACTCATTGGGAGAGAtcgtgatttcaacctatgcaggAGGAATCAACAAACAGGTGAGGTACTTGGTTATTGATGGACCATCTACCTATAATGTTATTCTTGGGAGACCATGGTTAAATCTAATGTAG